One region of Halomonas huangheensis genomic DNA includes:
- a CDS encoding ABC transporter permease, producing the protein MSQTASTASTSRHNSRSWLARFRRTPVFYPLIGFIVVFVAMAVINDNFLTSSNLFNLARQASIIAILAAGMSLAILTGGIDLSVGPVMALSGTVMAGLMVAGMPPSVAIIAGLLVGAAFGTINGMFVAFAGMPPIIVTLATMGIARGLALIYTGGYPISGLPPEFAFFGRGTLGGIEMPIIIMIAVFAIGYVLLSHTATGRYLYAIGGNEEATRLSGIRVSRYKMLVYMLSGTTAAIAGLILTSRLMSGQPNAGIGFELDAIAAVVLGGAAITGGRGMILGTLVGAMLLGVLNNGLNLMGVSPYLQNVIKGCIILLAIYISRKRAL; encoded by the coding sequence ATGAGTCAAACCGCCTCCACTGCCAGCACCTCACGGCACAACTCTCGCTCATGGCTGGCACGATTCCGCCGCACCCCGGTGTTCTACCCGTTGATCGGCTTTATCGTGGTATTTGTCGCCATGGCCGTGATCAACGACAACTTCCTGACCTCCAGCAATCTGTTCAACCTGGCTCGCCAAGCCTCGATCATCGCCATTCTCGCCGCCGGGATGAGCCTGGCGATCCTGACCGGGGGTATCGACCTCTCGGTGGGTCCGGTCATGGCCCTGTCGGGGACGGTGATGGCCGGTCTGATGGTGGCCGGAATGCCGCCCAGTGTGGCGATCATCGCCGGACTGCTGGTGGGTGCCGCCTTCGGCACCATCAACGGCATGTTCGTCGCCTTTGCCGGTATGCCACCGATCATCGTCACCCTCGCCACCATGGGCATCGCTCGCGGCCTGGCGCTGATCTATACCGGCGGCTATCCGATCTCCGGCCTGCCCCCGGAATTCGCCTTCTTCGGTCGCGGCACCCTCGGCGGTATCGAGATGCCGATCATCATCATGATCGCGGTGTTCGCCATCGGCTATGTGCTGCTCAGCCATACCGCCACCGGTCGTTACCTGTACGCCATCGGCGGCAACGAGGAAGCCACGCGCCTATCCGGTATCCGAGTCTCGCGCTACAAGATGCTGGTTTACATGCTCAGCGGCACCACCGCTGCCATTGCCGGGCTGATCCTGACCTCACGCTTGATGAGCGGTCAGCCCAATGCCGGGATTGGCTTCGAGCTGGATGCCATCGCTGCCGTGGTGCTGGGCGGTGCCGCCATTACCGGTGGTCGCGGCATGATCCTCGGTACCCTGGTCGGCGCCATGCTGCTCGGCGTGCTCAACAACGGCCTGAATCTGATGGGCGTGTCGCCCTATCTACAGAACGTGATCAAGGGCTGCATCATCCTGCTGGCCATCTACATCAGCCGTAAACGTGCGCTCTGA
- a CDS encoding zinc-binding dehydrogenase — protein sequence MPDINEKMNAVVCHAPYDYRLENRDTPRPGPNEMLLKIVACGICASDCKCRSGAAMFWEGDDPWVKAPVAAGHEFFGEVVELGEGAAEHFGVSLGDRAIAEQIVPCDKCRYCKSGQYWMCEVHNIHGFQRVVAEGGMAEYLKVGPTGRVHRIPEEVSEDDAAFIEPMSCAVHAVNRGDIQLDDVVVIAGAGAIGLGMVQIAHLKTPRKLIVIDMVDERLELAKKFGADIVLNPARDDVEAEVRAVTDGYGCDVYIEATGVPAGVVQGLNLIRKLGRFVEFSVFGKETSVDWSIIGDRKELDVRGAHLAPYTYPVTIDLFARGLITSQGIVTHRLALADFQQGFELADSTDSIKVLLKP from the coding sequence ATGCCTGACATCAACGAAAAAATGAACGCCGTGGTCTGCCACGCGCCCTATGACTATCGACTCGAGAATCGCGACACGCCGCGCCCCGGCCCCAACGAGATGCTGCTCAAGATTGTCGCCTGCGGTATCTGCGCCAGCGACTGCAAGTGTCGCTCCGGTGCGGCGATGTTCTGGGAGGGCGACGATCCCTGGGTCAAGGCGCCGGTCGCCGCCGGACACGAGTTCTTTGGCGAAGTGGTCGAGCTGGGGGAAGGCGCAGCGGAGCACTTCGGCGTATCGCTGGGCGACCGCGCCATCGCCGAGCAGATCGTACCCTGTGACAAGTGCCGCTACTGCAAGTCCGGCCAGTATTGGATGTGCGAAGTCCACAACATCCATGGCTTTCAGCGCGTGGTCGCCGAGGGCGGCATGGCCGAGTATCTCAAGGTCGGTCCGACCGGACGTGTACACCGCATTCCCGAGGAGGTCAGCGAGGACGATGCGGCCTTTATCGAACCGATGTCCTGCGCGGTGCATGCCGTCAATCGCGGTGATATCCAGCTCGACGACGTAGTGGTGATCGCCGGTGCCGGTGCCATCGGCCTGGGCATGGTGCAGATCGCCCATCTCAAGACACCGCGCAAGTTGATCGTCATCGATATGGTCGACGAGCGCCTCGAACTGGCGAAGAAGTTTGGTGCCGATATCGTGCTCAACCCGGCACGCGATGATGTCGAGGCCGAAGTTCGCGCGGTCACCGATGGCTATGGCTGTGATGTCTATATCGAAGCCACCGGCGTACCCGCTGGCGTGGTTCAGGGCCTGAACCTGATCCGCAAGCTGGGCCGTTTCGTCGAATTCAGCGTATTCGGCAAGGAAACCAGCGTCGACTGGTCGATCATCGGCGACCGCAAGGAACTCGACGTGCGTGGCGCACACCTCGCCCCCTACACCTATCCTGTGACCATCGACCTGTTCGCCCGCGGCCTGATC